Within the Gammaproteobacteria bacterium genome, the region TGATCCCCAAAGGCAAGGCCACGGTGGCCACGCCGGAGAACATCGCGAAGTTCGAGGAGCGCCGTGCGGATCTCGAGCAGCGCGCGGCGGCCGAGCTCGAGGCCGCGCGCGATCGCGCGGCGAAGATCGAGGGGCAGGTGCTGCGGATCAAGGCGCAGGCGGGCCCCGAAGGGAAGCTCTTCGGGTCGATCGGCACGCTCGACATCGCCGAGGCGTGCACGGCGCTCGGCGTCGAGGTGGAGCGCAGCGAGGTGAGGCTGCCGGAGGGGCCGATTCGCGTCGTCGGGGAGCACGAGGTCGAGCTCCACTTCCACAGCGACGTCAACGTCTGGATCACCGTCGTCGTCGAGTCGCCGGAACAGGTCGTGGAGTAGGCGGCCCGGCGCCCGCGAGATGACGACTCGCGACGCACGGTCGGGCGCCGCCCATGGCTGAGCGGGCCGGCGGCCTGGGCCGCCGCGCGGCCGAGAGGCTGCGCCTTCCGCCGCACTCGGTCGAGGCCGAGCGGTCCCTGCTCGGGGGCCTCATGCTCGACCAGCGCGCATGGGATCAGATCGCCGATGCGGTGGATGCCGCCGATTTCTATCGGGCCGACCACAGGCTGATCTTCGAGGCGATCCGCGCGCTCGTCGAGCGCGACCAGCCCCCGGACGCGATCACGGTCAGCGAGATCCTCGAGCGGCAGGGAGAGCTCGAGGCGGCGGGCGGCGTCGACTACCTCGCCCAGCTCGTCGAGGAAACGCCGAGCGCCGCGAACATCCGAGCGTATGCGCAGATCGTGCGGGAGCGCGCGATGCTGCGGGAGCTCATCCA harbors:
- the rplI gene encoding 50S ribosomal protein L9 → MQVILLEKIDNLGGIGDLVKVKPGYARNYLIPKGKATVATPENIAKFEERRADLEQRAAAELEAARDRAAKIEGQVLRIKAQAGPEGKLFGSIGTLDIAEACTALGVEVERSEVRLPEGPIRVVGEHEVELHFHSDVNVWITVVVESPEQVVE